A stretch of the Pelodiscus sinensis isolate JC-2024 chromosome 8, ASM4963464v1, whole genome shotgun sequence genome encodes the following:
- the CH25H gene encoding cholesterol 25-hydroxylase, protein MNGSVQSRVLLSDRMDKQLDQVTLQPFWDFVKSKEPFITSPYFPVLFSFTAYMTFCFPYIALDCLSTKVPALRKYKIQPMVYPTLGMMIPCMIQCVYHHVVFIFPVTIVHWYWRPVEFPVMAPELPKVLLDVSVCLLLFDFQYFLWHLLHHKVPWLYKTFHKVHHKHVSTFALSTQYSSVWELLSLGFFAAINPKLLKCHPLTETIFFLVNIWLSVEDHSGYELPWSTNRLVPFGLYGGAPHHDLHHLKFKCNYAPYFTHWDRLFGTLAPTRSQQ, encoded by the coding sequence ATGAACGGCAGCGTGCAGAGCAGAGTGCTGCTAAGTGACAGAATGGATAAACAGCTGGACCAAGTCACTCTGCAGCCCTTCTGGGACTTTGTCAAATCAAAGGAGCCATTCATCACATCACCTTACTTTCCAGTGCTGTTTTCGTTTACAGCTTACATGACTTTCTGTTTTCCTTACATTGCACTGGACTGCCTAAGCACTAAAGTACCAGCCTTGAGAAAATACAAAATCCAGCCTATGGTTTATCCAACTCTGGGAATGATGATACCTTGTATGATTCAATGTGTCTATCACCACGTTGTCTTTATCTTCCCAGTGACAATTGTTCATTGGTACTGGAGACCAGTGGAATTTCCAGTAATGGCTCCAGAGCTTCCGAAAGTCCTGCTGGATGTATCTGTTTGCCTGCTTCTCTTTGACTTCCAGTATTTTCTGTGGCATTTGCTTCATCATAAAGTGCCTTGGCTCTACAAGACTTTTCACAAGGTTCATCACAAGCATGTATCTACATTTGCTCTTAGCACACAGTACTCAAGTGTTTGGGAGTTACTTTCGCTGGGATTTTTTGCTGCCATAAATCCAAAGTTGCTGAAGTGCCATCCTTTGACAGAAACTATTTTCTTCCTTGTTAATATCTGGCTGTCAGTGGAGGATCATTCAGGCTATGAACTTCCGTGGTCAACAAACAGACTGGTGCCATTTGGTTTGTATGGAGGAGCTCCGCATCATGATCTCCATCACCTGAAGTTCAAATGTAATTATGCACCTTACTTCACCCACTGGGACAGACTCTTTGGAACACTTGCTCCTACACGGTCACAACAGTAA